The Methylacidimicrobium sp. B4 genome contains a region encoding:
- a CDS encoding selenium-binding protein SBP56-related protein, whose protein sequence is MWQSIRLKKSLWALFLVVAIASAADPLVTQADETCNSPYIADLIKGQEDYVYVWTLGVKGMGDGSDKLVTVDANPKSKHYGKVIATLSVGGRGEAHHVGLTDDRRYLWAGDLDSSKIYVFDVASNPAKPRMVRTISNMVKETGYVGPHTFYALPGRMLIQALSNSKDHGGVTGMALYTNSGKFITSYPMPTTDGGDGYGYDIGINPQRNVLLTSSFTGWNNYMMDLGTLMKDQEAMKQFGNTMVLWDLKAMKPEKIFSVPGAPLEIRWSLKPGDAWAMTATALTSKLWLIKQDAQGEWQAKEVATVGDPSQLAIPVDISITHDGRGLWVDTFLDGKAHYFDISDPEHPKQVYETTIGKQVNMVSESWDGKRLYFTSSLLSNWDKKGPDDEQFLKAYNWNGEELKPAFQIDFYQQQLGRPHHMKFGSKSIRPAYRPEARAASQ, encoded by the coding sequence ATGTGGCAATCGATTCGGCTCAAAAAATCGCTGTGGGCGCTATTCCTTGTCGTGGCAATAGCGAGCGCGGCCGATCCGCTGGTGACCCAAGCCGATGAGACCTGCAACTCCCCCTACATCGCCGACCTCATCAAGGGGCAGGAGGACTACGTCTACGTATGGACTCTGGGAGTCAAGGGGATGGGCGACGGATCCGACAAGCTGGTGACCGTGGATGCGAACCCCAAGTCGAAGCACTACGGCAAGGTGATCGCCACTCTGTCTGTGGGAGGGCGCGGGGAAGCGCACCACGTGGGCCTCACAGACGATCGCCGCTACCTCTGGGCTGGCGATCTGGATAGCAGCAAGATCTACGTATTCGACGTCGCGAGCAACCCTGCCAAGCCCAGGATGGTCAGGACGATCAGCAATATGGTGAAGGAAACCGGCTATGTCGGCCCGCACACCTTTTATGCTCTGCCCGGACGGATGCTGATCCAGGCGCTCTCCAACAGCAAGGATCATGGGGGCGTGACGGGCATGGCCCTTTATACCAACAGCGGAAAATTCATCACCTCCTATCCCATGCCGACGACGGATGGCGGCGACGGTTACGGCTACGATATCGGGATCAACCCCCAAAGGAATGTCCTGCTTACTTCCAGCTTCACCGGCTGGAACAATTACATGATGGATTTAGGGACCTTGATGAAGGATCAGGAGGCCATGAAGCAGTTTGGGAACACCATGGTGCTCTGGGACCTCAAGGCCATGAAGCCGGAAAAGATCTTCAGCGTCCCTGGTGCGCCTCTCGAGATCCGCTGGTCCTTGAAGCCGGGAGATGCCTGGGCCATGACGGCTACGGCCCTGACCTCCAAGCTCTGGCTCATCAAGCAGGATGCTCAAGGAGAGTGGCAGGCGAAGGAAGTGGCGACCGTTGGCGACCCCTCTCAGCTCGCCATCCCGGTGGACATCAGCATCACCCACGATGGCAGAGGCTTATGGGTCGATACCTTCCTGGATGGGAAGGCCCATTACTTTGATATCTCGGATCCAGAGCATCCGAAGCAGGTATACGAGACGACGATTGGCAAGCAGGTCAACATGGTTTCGGAGAGCTGGGATGGGAAACGGCTCTATTTCACCTCATCGCTGCTCTCGAACTGGGATAAGAAAGGGCCTGATGACGAACAGTTCCTCAAAGCCTACAATTGGAACGGCGAAGAGCTCAAGCCGGCTTTCCAGATCGACTTCTATCAACAGCAACTGGGCCGTCCCCATCATATGAAGTTTGGATCCAAGTCGATCAGGCCGGCTTACCGGCCGGAAGCGCGGGCGGCTTCCCAATAG
- a CDS encoding phosphoadenylyl-sulfate reductase — protein MKKPSDFQRHGGASRSSQPEERQSQEGRESKNGEREAGETRATEADLEGRSAAERLQWAFARFGDRVVLSSSFGIQAGVLLHLATRLRPDIPVVFVDTGYLFPETYRYADLLTERLGLRLHVARAPLSAAWFEARYGRLWEEGVEGLDRYNELRKVEPMRRALEDLGAACWLAGLRRSQAKTRAELPALQWQGGVAKLHPIVDWSDEEVEAYFEEWGIPRHPLASRGYVSVGDVPTSRPWEEGMLPEETRFFGWKRECGLHSRPGSTSAS, from the coding sequence ATGAAAAAGCCAAGCGATTTCCAGCGGCATGGCGGTGCTTCCCGTTCTTCCCAACCTGAGGAAAGGCAATCACAGGAAGGAAGGGAGAGCAAGAACGGCGAAAGGGAAGCGGGCGAGACGAGGGCAACGGAAGCGGACCTGGAGGGGCGGAGCGCCGCAGAGCGGCTCCAATGGGCCTTTGCGCGGTTCGGTGACCGGGTGGTGCTGAGCTCGAGCTTCGGCATCCAGGCTGGTGTGCTTCTGCATCTGGCCACGCGGCTGCGGCCGGACATTCCGGTGGTATTCGTCGACACGGGCTATCTCTTTCCCGAAACCTACCGGTATGCCGACCTGCTCACCGAGCGGCTCGGGCTCCGGCTCCACGTGGCTCGAGCTCCCCTTTCCGCCGCTTGGTTCGAGGCCCGCTACGGACGCCTTTGGGAAGAGGGGGTGGAGGGCCTGGATCGGTATAATGAGCTCCGGAAGGTCGAGCCGATGCGCCGGGCGCTGGAGGATCTGGGCGCGGCCTGCTGGCTGGCGGGTTTGCGCCGCTCGCAGGCAAAGACACGGGCGGAGCTGCCGGCTCTCCAGTGGCAAGGGGGGGTCGCCAAGCTCCATCCGATTGTCGATTGGAGCGACGAAGAGGTGGAGGCCTATTTCGAGGAGTGGGGGATCCCCCGGCATCCCCTCGCTTCCCGAGGCTATGTCTCGGTAGGCGATGTCCCGACCAGCCGCCCCTGGGAGGAGGGGATGCTGCCGGAAGAGACCCGCTTTTTCGGGTGGAAGCGCGAGTGTGGCCTCCATTCCCGTCCGGGGAGCACATCGGCGTCGTAA
- the cysC gene encoding adenylyl-sulfate kinase, with the protein MHFSASEEVLPIVVIGHVDHGKSTLIGRLLFDTGSVPEGKAEELARAAAAEGVPFEHAFLLDSLLEEQAQNVTIDTTEIRFRTERRRYAIIDAPGHKEFLKNMLSGAARAQAAVLVVDAREGVREQTRRHAMLLPILGIRHILAAVNKMDLVDYSEDRYREISDSLTALFAELGLPEPTSLPLSAREGENIVQPSARMPWFGGGALLEALDSVPSPSRLDALPLRFAVQDVYRRGADRLVAGRLETGTLRVGEELLFWPGRKRARLRSFAEWPPESTPREASAGRSTALILEEEIFVERGMIASSLDHGPIEAREFPAKMFWLGPDPLRLGETYELRLMTQSVGARVTEVDRVIDAETLSVQDSCKPGVEANEIAEVLVRTQRPLAFDNASEIAQTGRFILAKDGRILGGGIVLGARYPRASLPPVHQSSPLFWTEGEIDRNERARALGHRGAILWFTGLSGAGKSTLAIQLEAQLFRRGIWAYVLDGDNLRHGLSSDLGFSAQDRRENIRRAAEAARVLADAGLVAIVALISPFRADRRKAREIAEAAGIPFREIFVHAPLEVCRARDPKALYARAERGEIPEFTGVDSPYEVPENAELELPTHQLSPAECLERLTKLAQAAIALPNRPSLREDPAANI; encoded by the coding sequence ATGCATTTTTCTGCCTCGGAAGAAGTTCTGCCGATCGTCGTGATCGGCCACGTAGACCATGGAAAATCGACTTTGATCGGCCGCCTGCTCTTCGATACGGGCTCGGTCCCAGAAGGCAAGGCCGAAGAGCTCGCCCGGGCCGCCGCGGCCGAAGGGGTGCCCTTCGAGCATGCGTTCTTGCTCGATTCCCTTCTCGAGGAACAGGCTCAGAACGTGACCATCGATACCACCGAGATCCGGTTTCGGACGGAAAGGCGGCGGTATGCGATCATCGATGCCCCCGGCCACAAGGAGTTCCTGAAGAATATGCTCTCCGGGGCAGCACGAGCGCAGGCGGCCGTCCTCGTCGTCGATGCCCGGGAAGGGGTTCGCGAGCAGACGCGGCGGCACGCGATGCTCCTCCCGATCCTCGGTATCCGCCACATCCTCGCTGCCGTCAACAAGATGGACTTGGTGGACTATTCCGAAGACCGCTACCGGGAGATCTCGGATTCTCTGACCGCTCTCTTCGCGGAGCTCGGACTCCCGGAACCGACCTCTCTCCCGCTATCGGCGCGGGAGGGAGAGAACATCGTCCAGCCGAGTGCCCGAATGCCCTGGTTCGGAGGAGGGGCTCTCCTCGAGGCGCTCGATTCTGTTCCTTCCCCTTCTCGCCTCGATGCGCTACCGCTCCGCTTCGCGGTGCAGGATGTCTATCGCCGGGGAGCGGACCGCCTGGTGGCTGGGCGGCTGGAAACCGGAACGCTCCGCGTGGGAGAAGAGCTTCTTTTCTGGCCCGGCCGCAAGCGCGCCCGCCTGCGCTCCTTTGCGGAGTGGCCTCCGGAATCGACCCCGCGGGAGGCTTCCGCGGGTCGATCGACCGCACTGATCCTCGAAGAGGAGATCTTCGTCGAACGAGGAATGATCGCAAGCTCCCTCGACCATGGGCCGATCGAGGCGCGCGAATTTCCCGCCAAGATGTTCTGGCTCGGACCCGACCCACTCCGCCTCGGCGAAACGTACGAGCTGCGCCTGATGACCCAGTCGGTCGGAGCGCGCGTCACGGAAGTCGACCGGGTCATCGACGCGGAAACCCTCTCCGTCCAAGATTCCTGCAAACCGGGGGTAGAGGCCAACGAGATCGCGGAGGTGCTCGTCCGCACCCAGCGGCCGCTCGCCTTCGACAATGCGTCCGAGATCGCCCAGACCGGGCGATTCATCCTGGCTAAGGATGGGCGGATCCTCGGCGGAGGCATCGTCCTGGGCGCACGCTACCCAAGAGCCTCCCTGCCTCCGGTTCATCAGAGCAGCCCGCTTTTCTGGACCGAAGGAGAGATCGACCGGAACGAACGAGCGCGCGCCCTCGGCCATCGGGGTGCCATCCTCTGGTTCACCGGCCTCTCCGGCGCGGGCAAATCGACGCTGGCGATCCAGTTGGAAGCCCAGCTCTTCCGCCGCGGAATCTGGGCCTACGTCCTCGACGGGGACAACCTGCGCCACGGACTCTCCAGCGACCTGGGGTTCAGCGCCCAAGACCGGCGGGAAAACATCCGGAGAGCCGCGGAGGCCGCTCGCGTTCTCGCCGACGCGGGCCTGGTAGCGATCGTCGCCTTGATCTCTCCGTTTCGGGCCGACCGCCGGAAGGCGCGCGAGATCGCTGAAGCCGCAGGCATCCCCTTCCGCGAGATCTTCGTTCATGCTCCCCTCGAAGTCTGCCGGGCGCGCGATCCAAAGGCTCTCTACGCCCGGGCCGAGCGCGGGGAGATCCCGGAATTCACGGGAGTCGACTCCCCCTACGAGGTTCCCGAGAATGCCGAGCTCGAGCTCCCCACCCACCAGCTCTCGCCCGCCGAGTGCCTGGAACGATTGACGAAGCTCGCCCAAGCGGCGATCGCTCTTCCGAATCGGCCTTCCTTGCGCGAGGACCCGGCAGCGAATATCTGA
- a CDS encoding MoaD/ThiS family protein, producing the protein MGGEARTVRLLLFAQARELLGFRERSIVVDPEETPHQLLERISPGFFEKILGARVSLDLEYCSWDCPIGEAEELAVIPPVSGG; encoded by the coding sequence ATGGGTGGCGAGGCCAGAACGGTTCGCCTTCTGCTCTTTGCGCAGGCCAGGGAGCTCCTGGGCTTCCGGGAGCGCTCCATCGTTGTCGATCCCGAAGAGACGCCGCACCAGCTCCTCGAAAGGATCTCTCCCGGATTTTTTGAAAAGATCCTTGGGGCCCGGGTGAGCCTCGATCTCGAATATTGCTCCTGGGACTGCCCGATCGGGGAGGCCGAGGAGCTGGCGGTGATTCCGCCGGTAAGCGGGGGGTGA
- a CDS encoding ISL3 family transposase, whose translation MEKRWRHMNFWQYRTEWLARVPRIDCPEHGVRLVEVPWARAGSGFTLMREAVIWMLSREMSVSAMAEMLKEQEPRLWRVLGHSVEKAYRREDWSEVKKILADETSSKRGHRSVTVVTDAESRKRLFLAEGRGKEALEAFAKERKEQNADPGQIEAICMDMSPSSISGAREFFPKAERIFDPFPLMPMAGEAVDQVRKEFGRQGLLPKGSLWALRGNEWTRSEEQKGLRSSLCAAYPRLGRAIGLRGALQEILSQEDPQELRWWFRWADRSRLAPFRRLSKTIKEHLGGIIAFLQSRITNGTIDAINGLIQLAKRMARGFRSFRYLRIAAFLKAGKLRLDLPALPT comes from the coding sequence GTGGAGAAGCGGTGGAGGCACATGAACTTCTGGCAGTATCGGACCGAGTGGCTCGCTCGGGTGCCTCGGATCGACTGTCCGGAGCATGGAGTTCGGCTGGTGGAGGTTCCTTGGGCCAGGGCGGGGAGCGGGTTTACTCTCATGAGGGAGGCGGTCATTTGGATGCTTTCCCGGGAGATGTCGGTTTCCGCGATGGCGGAGATGCTCAAGGAGCAAGAACCCCGGCTCTGGCGGGTCTTGGGGCATTCCGTGGAAAAGGCCTACCGACGCGAGGACTGGAGCGAGGTCAAGAAGATCCTGGCGGATGAGACCAGTAGCAAGCGGGGCCACCGTTCCGTGACGGTCGTTACCGATGCGGAGAGCCGGAAGCGGCTCTTCCTTGCCGAGGGGAGAGGAAAGGAGGCTCTGGAGGCCTTCGCCAAGGAGAGGAAGGAACAGAATGCCGATCCGGGGCAGATCGAAGCGATCTGCATGGATATGAGCCCCTCTTCCATCTCTGGAGCCCGGGAGTTTTTTCCGAAGGCGGAGAGGATTTTCGATCCTTTCCCTCTCATGCCGATGGCGGGAGAGGCGGTCGACCAGGTGCGCAAGGAGTTCGGGCGTCAAGGGTTGCTGCCGAAAGGAAGCCTCTGGGCGCTCCGAGGTAACGAATGGACGCGAAGCGAGGAGCAGAAGGGTCTGCGGAGCTCCCTTTGCGCCGCCTATCCTCGATTGGGAAGAGCCATTGGGTTGCGGGGGGCTCTCCAAGAGATCCTCTCCCAGGAGGATCCCCAAGAGCTCCGCTGGTGGTTCCGGTGGGCGGATCGCAGTCGGCTTGCCCCCTTCCGAAGACTCTCCAAAACCATCAAAGAGCATCTGGGGGGAATCATCGCCTTTCTCCAGAGCCGGATCACCAACGGAACCATCGACGCGATCAACGGGCTGATCCAGCTGGCCAAAAGAATGGCCAGAGGCTTTCGAAGCTTTCGCTACCTGAGAATTGCCGCGTTCCTCAAAGCCGGAAAGTTGCGGCTCGATCTTCCCGCTCTACCCACTTGA
- the cysD gene encoding sulfate adenylyltransferase subunit CysD has translation MSNLSKLESQSIFLLREAYRTFQRVGMPWSMGKDSNVLLWLAQKAFCGRIPFPVLHIDTTYEFPEMIEFRAWAQQHYGLQLIVKINEEAIARGVGYATHDPVTVTHELKTVALQQALAEYQWDALITGIRRDEDPTRAKERYFSPRSSEGEWNYKNQPPEFWNQFALPPKGAGGHVRVQPLLDWTEYDIWLYIRREKIPIPPLYFAREGKRFRSIGCQPITHPVPSAASTVDEIIAELYATRTPERAGRAQDHHERNAMQKLRAKGFL, from the coding sequence ATGAGTAATTTGAGCAAGCTTGAATCCCAGAGCATCTTCCTTCTCCGAGAGGCCTACCGGACCTTCCAGCGCGTCGGGATGCCCTGGTCGATGGGGAAAGACTCGAATGTGCTTCTCTGGCTTGCGCAGAAGGCCTTCTGCGGCCGGATCCCGTTTCCGGTTCTCCACATCGACACCACGTACGAGTTTCCGGAGATGATCGAGTTTCGCGCATGGGCGCAGCAGCATTACGGCCTTCAGCTCATCGTGAAGATCAACGAGGAGGCGATTGCCCGTGGGGTCGGCTACGCCACCCATGACCCCGTGACGGTGACCCACGAGCTCAAGACCGTCGCCCTCCAGCAGGCCCTGGCCGAATACCAATGGGATGCCTTGATCACAGGCATCCGACGCGACGAGGACCCGACTCGGGCCAAGGAACGATACTTTTCGCCGCGCTCTTCTGAAGGAGAGTGGAACTACAAGAACCAGCCGCCGGAATTCTGGAACCAGTTTGCGCTTCCCCCGAAGGGCGCGGGCGGCCATGTCCGGGTGCAACCGCTCCTCGACTGGACCGAATACGATATCTGGCTCTACATTCGACGGGAAAAGATCCCCATTCCGCCTCTCTACTTCGCGCGGGAGGGCAAGCGTTTCCGCTCGATCGGCTGCCAGCCGATCACGCACCCGGTACCCAGTGCCGCATCGACGGTGGACGAGATCATCGCCGAGCTCTACGCGACGCGCACCCCCGAGCGGGCCGGGCGGGCGCAGGATCATCACGAGCGAAACGCCATGCAAAAGCTCCGCGCCAAAGGATTCCTATAA
- the moaA gene encoding GTP 3',8-cyclase MoaA, protein MSSQDSFRRSVHYLRISVTDRCNERCLYCFPREFSGWRQQEDLLSYEEILATVAVAVDLGFTDFRITGGEPLVRPGVPDLVREIVRTPGVRSVKLSTNGTRLAGLAVPLREAGLAGINISLDALDPKRYYEITGGYLAPVLEGIEAIRRLGFPSIKLNTVLLRHRNEDQIDPLLAFAAERQLILRFIELMPVTSREVLRPENFLPASEVRRKLESQDRLEPVEGSLGFGPARYFRMERRGVTVGFIGALSDLHFCEQCNKMRLTADGRLRPCLGNQMEVDLRPFLRPAIDREGLRAAFLDTLRRKPLEHSFRDYYEPERAMTALGG, encoded by the coding sequence GTGAGCTCTCAGGATAGCTTCCGGCGTTCCGTCCATTATTTGCGGATTTCGGTGACGGATCGCTGCAACGAGCGCTGTCTCTACTGCTTCCCGCGGGAGTTTTCCGGCTGGAGGCAACAGGAGGACCTTCTCAGCTACGAGGAGATCCTTGCGACCGTGGCGGTCGCCGTCGATCTCGGGTTTACCGATTTTCGCATCACGGGCGGAGAGCCCCTGGTCCGGCCAGGAGTGCCCGATCTCGTGCGCGAGATCGTACGCACCCCGGGTGTCCGGAGTGTCAAGCTTTCGACCAACGGGACTCGTCTGGCGGGCTTGGCGGTCCCGCTGCGGGAAGCGGGGCTTGCGGGAATCAACATCAGCCTGGATGCACTCGACCCGAAGCGGTACTACGAGATCACCGGAGGCTATCTCGCCCCGGTGCTCGAGGGAATCGAGGCCATCCGCCGGCTCGGCTTTCCGTCGATCAAGCTCAACACGGTCCTCTTGCGCCATCGCAACGAAGACCAGATCGACCCGTTGCTCGCCTTTGCGGCAGAACGGCAGCTCATTCTCCGGTTCATCGAGCTCATGCCAGTGACTTCCCGGGAAGTGCTCCGGCCGGAGAACTTCCTTCCCGCATCCGAGGTGCGCCGGAAGCTGGAGAGCCAAGACCGGCTCGAGCCGGTCGAAGGGTCCCTGGGCTTCGGTCCCGCGCGCTACTTCCGGATGGAGAGGCGGGGAGTGACGGTGGGCTTCATCGGCGCGCTGAGCGACCTCCACTTTTGCGAGCAGTGCAACAAGATGCGCCTGACGGCCGATGGGAGGCTTCGCCCCTGCCTGGGGAACCAGATGGAAGTCGATCTGCGCCCCTTCCTGCGCCCGGCGATCGACCGGGAGGGGCTGCGAGCGGCCTTTCTCGACACACTCCGGCGCAAGCCGCTCGAGCACTCCTTCCGGGACTACTACGAGCCCGAGCGAGCGATGACCGCCTTGGGAGGATGA
- a CDS encoding transglutaminase family protein, translating to MRIRFGYDMTYRTPKPTPMIGMLHVHHSLVGQLEEPDVLRVEPQVPVSTYHDSFGNFVFRLVAPTGDIRFHADAVIHVSGATDPVGLDAVEHPIQNLPDETIQFLLGSRYCDTDLLSDEAWRLFEHALPGWARVQAICDHVYNRLKFDYLDCAATRTAAQANQKCVGVCRDFAHLAIAFCRCMNIPSRYCVGYISDVGLPPPYEAQDFCAWMEVFLGGRWWAFDPRNNGLRVGRILMARGRDAADVPLVHSFGPHVLKSFKVWVDELPG from the coding sequence ATGCGCATTCGTTTTGGTTACGACATGACCTATCGGACGCCGAAGCCGACGCCGATGATCGGGATGTTGCACGTCCATCATTCCCTGGTCGGACAGCTTGAGGAGCCGGATGTCCTTCGGGTCGAGCCGCAGGTTCCGGTTTCGACCTATCACGACAGTTTCGGCAATTTTGTTTTTCGTCTCGTCGCGCCGACCGGCGACATCAGGTTTCACGCCGACGCGGTGATTCATGTCTCCGGCGCGACTGATCCGGTCGGCCTGGACGCGGTCGAGCATCCGATCCAGAATCTGCCCGACGAGACGATCCAGTTCCTGCTCGGCAGCCGCTATTGCGACACCGACCTTCTGTCCGACGAGGCGTGGAGATTGTTCGAACATGCGCTCCCCGGCTGGGCCAGGGTGCAGGCGATCTGCGATCATGTTTACAATCGCCTGAAATTCGACTATCTGGATTGCGCCGCGACGCGCACCGCGGCGCAGGCCAATCAAAAATGTGTCGGTGTCTGCCGCGACTTTGCTCATCTCGCCATCGCCTTCTGCCGCTGCATGAACATTCCGTCGCGCTATTGCGTGGGCTATATCAGCGACGTCGGCCTGCCGCCGCCGTATGAAGCGCAGGATTTCTGTGCCTGGATGGAGGTCTTTCTCGGCGGCCGATGGTGGGCGTTCGATCCGCGCAACAACGGCTTGCGCGTCGGCCGCATCCTGATGGCGCGCGGCCGCGACGCTGCCGACGTGCCGCTGGTCCATTCGTTCGGCCCCCATGTCTTGAAGAGTTTCAAGGTCTGGGTGGACGAGTTGCCAGGGTAA
- a CDS encoding molybdenum cofactor biosynthesis protein MoaE, translating to MGISISLIDEPIERPSIPFPLDGSSGAVVEFFGIVRGREGGEPIAALDYEAYRAMAQKELERIAEEVSDRGVCHDLVLIHRLGTVPVGEPSLYLRVAAERRGSAFRIAEEVIQRLKADVPIWKAAVPSRPEKVSPSTVAERPS from the coding sequence GTGGGCATCTCGATTTCGCTGATCGACGAGCCCATCGAGCGCCCGTCGATCCCCTTCCCCTTGGACGGCTCTTCGGGAGCAGTCGTCGAATTTTTCGGGATCGTCCGTGGCCGGGAAGGGGGCGAGCCGATTGCCGCGCTCGACTATGAGGCTTACCGCGCGATGGCTCAGAAGGAGCTCGAGCGGATCGCGGAGGAGGTGTCCGATCGTGGAGTCTGCCACGACCTTGTCCTGATTCATCGGCTTGGCACCGTTCCGGTCGGAGAGCCCTCTCTCTACCTGCGCGTCGCCGCCGAAAGGCGCGGGAGTGCCTTCCGGATCGCCGAAGAGGTCATTCAGAGGCTCAAGGCGGACGTTCCCATCTGGAAGGCCGCCGTTCCTTCCCGTCCCGAGAAGGTCAGCCCCTCGACCGTTGCCGAGCGGCCCTCCTAA
- a CDS encoding DUF1844 domain-containing protein, which translates to MHDSLSDTEVQARFARHLQMQIEHVLMLLGRIPLPGMEAMEPRLPEARELIDHLEALEVKTRGNLQPNEQAFLTGALTELRLAYVEASRNRGRVSSAPRSTSETAGAGAAEPAQAPVIGPSQPEPSTEGDKRKFFKSYG; encoded by the coding sequence ATGCATGATTCTCTTTCGGATACAGAAGTTCAGGCCCGTTTCGCGCGCCACCTGCAGATGCAGATCGAGCATGTGCTCATGCTGCTGGGACGCATTCCACTCCCGGGCATGGAGGCGATGGAGCCGCGGCTTCCAGAGGCACGGGAGCTCATCGATCATTTGGAAGCGCTCGAAGTGAAGACGCGCGGGAACCTCCAGCCGAACGAGCAGGCGTTTCTCACGGGTGCGCTTACCGAGCTTCGGCTGGCCTACGTAGAGGCGAGCCGGAACCGTGGAAGAGTGTCGTCCGCTCCGCGCTCCACGTCGGAGACCGCTGGCGCCGGAGCGGCGGAGCCGGCGCAGGCCCCCGTGATCGGGCCTTCGCAACCAGAGCCCTCGACCGAAGGAGACAAGCGGAAGTTTTTCAAGAGCTACGGGTGA